The Thermobifida halotolerans sequence TCGCACGTGCTCTGGCTGGACACCCTGCTCACCCAGATCGAACGCTCGGTCGGTCTGGAGGTGGGGCGGATCGGTATCGAGGCGCAGATCGAGGACGCCCGCGGCCTCACCCGCGTCAACGAGATCGCCGCCGCCTCACCCCGCGTGGAGACCCTGGTCTACGGCCCCGCCGACTTCATGGCCAGCATCAACATGAAGACGCTGGTGGTGGGTGAGCAGCCGCCCGGCTACGACCCCGGGGACGCCTACCACTACGTCCTGATGCGCATCCTCATGGCCGCGCGCGCCCACGACCTGCAGGCCATCGACGGCCCCTACCTGAAGATCCGCGACGTCGAGGCGTTCACCCGCTCGGCCCGGCGCACCGCCGCCCTCGGCTTCGACGGCAAGTGGGTGCTGCACCCCGCCCAGGTCGCCGCCGCCAACGAGGTCTACGCCCCCACGCAGGAGGACTACGACCACGCCGAACTGGTCCTGGACGCCTACGAGTA is a genomic window containing:
- a CDS encoding HpcH/HpaI aldolase/citrate lyase family protein — translated: MNAVASRSRRSVLAVPASNPRFIEKARGLDTDAFFLDLEDAVAPLEKEAARQTVVAALNEGGWDGRVRTVRVNDATTAWAYRDVITVVEGAGANLDCLVLPKVSDPSHVLWLDTLLTQIERSVGLEVGRIGIEAQIEDARGLTRVNEIAAASPRVETLVYGPADFMASINMKTLVVGEQPPGYDPGDAYHYVLMRILMAARAHDLQAIDGPYLKIRDVEAFTRSARRTAALGFDGKWVLHPAQVAAANEVYAPTQEDYDHAELVLDAYEYATTVRRRGAVMLGDEMLDEASRKMALVVAAKGRAAGMKRTREFVPEQE